The Candidatus Malacoplasma girerdii genome has a segment encoding these proteins:
- the hit gene encoding histidine triad protein HIT: protein MANCVFCGIVEKKIPARIVAKNEHALAFLDISPISDGHTVVISKQHYLNFSSTPDEVLASMASLCKVVANKINNSKLKPWGFNYLSNEGNVAGQAVMHIHMHVIPKYGRNEGFVFTTKNHNVNKNLDKVYEIIMNA, encoded by the coding sequence ATGGCAAATTGTGTATTTTGTGGGATAGTGGAAAAGAAAATCCCTGCGAGAATAGTAGCTAAAAATGAACATGCGCTTGCTTTCTTAGATATTAGTCCAATTAGCGACGGACATACAGTTGTAATTTCTAAGCAGCATTATTTAAATTTTTCATCAACTCCAGATGAAGTTTTAGCTAGTATGGCTAGTTTGTGTAAGGTTGTTGCTAATAAAATTAACAACAGCAAATTAAAACCATGAGGGTTCAATTACTTAAGCAATGAAGGAAATGTTGCTGGGCAAGCAGTGATGCATATTCATATGCATGTTATTCCAAAATATGGAAGAAACGAAGGTTTTGTTTTTACTACTAAAAACCACAACGTTAATAAGAATCTTGACAAAGTTTATGAAATAATCATGAACGCTTAG
- the ribF gene encoding riboflavin kinase-FAD synthetase: MKAINLTKTTKIKKQLPLVIGFFDVIHLGHKLLFKDLANKKFNVLLITNSPNKQVNINSLQNRINNLSILQPQNVFIYDVLKNKNITDKQFVKLIKQTINPNQIIVGNNFKYGKNAKGNISLLKKYFNVQNIKLNSEYKTSKIKHWIQTGKYSLIHASLVFPIIYEFVVIKGKQLSRQWGYPTLNSKLNLNKQINLKPGTYATLTGINNQYYLSATYVADIDKKSKTQVMETHVLDTNLSFNHYGKKINLFFIEYLKKNTFCKSHFDLQKALTSNINLVKRYFKNPKRSWLFHKLCQDSY, from the coding sequence ATGAAAGCAATTAACTTAACTAAAACAACAAAAATAAAAAAGCAATTACCTCTAGTAATTGGTTTCTTTGATGTTATTCATTTAGGTCATAAATTATTATTTAAAGATTTAGCTAATAAAAAATTTAATGTTTTATTAATTACTAATTCACCAAATAAACAAGTTAATATTAATTCATTACAAAATCGAATTAATAATTTATCAATTTTACAGCCACAAAATGTTTTTATTTATGATGTTTTAAAAAATAAAAACATTACTGATAAACAATTTGTTAAATTAATCAAACAAACCATTAATCCTAATCAAATTATTGTTGGTAATAATTTTAAATATGGCAAAAACGCTAAAGGTAATATTTCTCTGCTTAAAAAATACTTTAATGTTCAAAACATTAAGTTAAATTCAGAATATAAAACATCAAAAATTAAACATTGAATTCAAACCGGTAAATATAGTTTAATTCATGCTTCACTTGTTTTTCCAATTATTTATGAATTTGTTGTTATTAAAGGCAAACAACTATCACGTCAATGAGGTTATCCAACCCTTAATTCTAAATTGAATCTAAATAAGCAAATTAATCTTAAACCAGGAACATACGCAACATTAACTGGAATTAATAATCAATATTATTTATCAGCAACATATGTTGCTGATATCGATAAAAAATCTAAAACACAAGTTATGGAAACACACGTTTTAGATACTAACCTATCATTTAACCACTACGGTAAAAAAATCAATTTATTCTTTATTGAATATTTAAAGAAAAATACTTTTTGTAAATCTCATTTTGATCTACAAAAAGCATTAACATCAAATATCAATTTAGTTAAAAGATATTTTAAAAATCCTAAGCGTTCATGATTATTTCATAAACTTTGTCAAGATTCTTATTAA
- a CDS encoding rRNA methyltransferase codes for MSKLFGKKPLLDLINTNKNVISLVHLTPNAKELISLLKRENINFKVHHDHKFFNKFDQKLNHQFVISDIIDENNYENNLSSFLMKNKNKNLLILIVDSIQDPHNFGAILRSAEAFNVDGVIFKNSHQVLINDFVFKTSLGAARKLNLFKVSNLSNAIKLLKEHKFWVYASTLSEKSQPLNQTKFDSRSAIVVGNEADGIRPILLNEADFHVKIPMYGTVQSLNVSVATGILLYAIKTQNNESN; via the coding sequence ATGTCAAAGCTATTTGGTAAAAAACCATTATTGGATCTAATTAATACTAACAAAAATGTAATTTCTTTAGTTCATTTAACACCTAATGCTAAAGAATTAATTTCTTTATTAAAAAGAGAAAATATCAATTTTAAAGTTCATCATGATCATAAATTTTTTAATAAATTCGATCAAAAATTAAACCATCAATTTGTTATTAGCGATATTATTGATGAAAATAATTATGAAAATAATTTATCTTCATTTTTAATGAAGAACAAAAACAAAAATTTATTAATTCTAATTGTTGATTCAATTCAAGATCCACACAACTTTGGTGCAATTCTTCGATCAGCTGAAGCATTTAATGTTGATGGGGTAATTTTTAAAAACTCTCATCAAGTTTTAATTAATGATTTTGTTTTTAAAACTTCTTTGGGTGCGGCAAGAAAACTAAATTTATTCAAAGTTAGTAATTTATCAAATGCCATTAAATTACTAAAAGAACATAAATTTTGAGTTTATGCATCAACTTTAAGTGAAAAATCACAACCATTAAATCAAACTAAATTTGACAGTCGTAGCGCTATTGTCGTTGGCAATGAAGCTGATGGAATTCGACCAATTCTACTTAACGAAGCTGACTTTCACGTTAAAATTCCAATGTATGGTACAGTTCAATCATTGAACGTATCAGTTGCAACCGGAATTCTTCTATACGCTATAAAAACACAAAATAATGAAAGCAATTAA
- a CDS encoding PQ loop repeat family protein, with protein MNTELLQAAALTEATPKMILNYIAIGAGIIGTLIAAFCFFPGIVKVIKTKDTRSMSYSMFLWHVIGCVVWILVGACNFTTGIIARDYWQAFASGAATIAANISVILCDTVFLIYKYRNTHKAKLLKMSENEYYEKYVFPKLIKENKKKKPLSN; from the coding sequence ATGAATACTGAATTACTCCAAGCAGCAGCACTAACTGAAGCAACACCTAAAATGATCTTAAATTATATTGCTATTGGGGCAGGAATAATCGGAACACTCATTGCTGCGTTTTGTTTTTTTCCTGGGATTGTTAAAGTAATTAAAACAAAAGACACACGGTCAATGAGTTATAGTATGTTTCTATGGCATGTTATTGGGTGTGTTGTTTGGATTTTGGTTGGTGCATGTAACTTTACAACGGGAATAATAGCTCGTGATTACTGACAAGCGTTTGCTTCAGGTGCAGCTACAATCGCCGCTAATATATCCGTTATTTTATGTGACACAGTATTCTTAATTTATAAATATCGTAACACTCATAAAGCTAAGCTTTTAAAGATGAGTGAAAATGAGTATTATGAAAAATATGTTTTTCCTAAATTAATAAAAGAAAACAAAAAGAAAAAACCGCTAAGTAATTAG
- the ftsY gene encoding signal recognition particle GTPase FtsY: MGLWNRFKKLFKKEDIAKEIAKRNTEKSNIKQKKFDQGLKRSADSLSQAINNLAKQYHEVNNDLLEAIEETILMYDVGPEATNKIMSSIEEEIKFQRINDPKLIKEIIVDKLFIYYIQSTNIDTSINIKKGQLNVVLITGANGVGKTTSIAKLANLYKKQGYKICLIAGDTFRAGAVEQLKEWANRLELPIFTPTKTGQDPASVIYNGLTYAKENNIEIVFCDTSGRLQNKINLMNELKKITNIIKRFDDTQPCESLLVLDATTGQSGISQAKAFSEVTKITGIVLTKMDSTSKGGIILSIKDAFNLPVKFIGLGESLNDLEEFNLENFIYGLTESININ; this comes from the coding sequence ATGGGTTTGTGAAATCGATTTAAAAAATTATTTAAAAAAGAAGATATTGCTAAAGAAATAGCCAAACGGAATACTGAAAAATCCAACATCAAACAAAAAAAGTTTGATCAAGGTTTAAAACGTTCTGCTGATTCTTTATCACAAGCAATCAATAATCTTGCTAAGCAATATCATGAAGTTAACAATGATTTACTTGAAGCAATTGAAGAAACTATTTTAATGTACGATGTTGGACCTGAAGCAACAAATAAAATAATGTCTTCAATTGAAGAAGAAATTAAGTTTCAAAGAATTAATGATCCGAAATTAATCAAGGAAATTATTGTTGACAAACTTTTCATTTACTATATTCAAAGTACAAATATTGATACATCAATAAATATTAAAAAAGGTCAATTAAATGTTGTTTTAATTACAGGGGCAAACGGTGTTGGAAAAACAACATCAATTGCTAAACTTGCAAATTTATATAAAAAACAAGGTTATAAAATTTGTTTAATAGCTGGAGATACATTCCGTGCAGGAGCAGTTGAGCAGTTAAAAGAATGGGCTAATCGACTAGAATTGCCAATCTTTACTCCAACTAAAACAGGTCAGGATCCAGCAAGCGTTATCTATAACGGATTAACGTATGCAAAAGAAAACAATATTGAAATTGTCTTTTGTGATACATCAGGAAGATTACAAAACAAAATTAATTTAATGAATGAATTAAAAAAGATTACTAACATTATTAAACGTTTTGATGATACTCAGCCTTGTGAATCACTATTAGTCTTAGATGCAACAACAGGTCAAAGTGGTATAAGCCAAGCCAAAGCATTTAGCGAAGTGACAAAAATCACTGGAATAGTTCTAACTAAAATGGATAGTACATCTAAAGGTGGTATTATTTTATCGATTAAAGATGCATTTAACTTGCCAGTTAAATTTATTGGTCTAGGTGAATCATTAAATGATTTGGAAGAATTTAACTTAGAAAATTTTATCTACGGACTAACCGAATCAATCAATATTAACTAA
- the smc gene encoding chromosome segregation ATPase SMC, which translates to MIFLKRFIAEGFKSFANKIDIKFEHNMAGVVGPNGSGKSNIIDAIRWVMGEKSNKALRGKVSDDVVFHGSKEHSASKYASVTLIFDNSNHDLHIDSDEVIITRKLTKGEGNNEYFLNNEPCRLKDIQDMFLDTGLSKGSLGIISQGTVQWFVDAKPEERRIIFEDAAGIGLYSKKREESLRTLEHTQENLNRISDIVNELNNQVKKLQKQADKAMIYAEKQKELKKLDLVIMVKDLKYFNERLTIISKDIEQAKDKLQVFEPNVKELTQAIEFARNKQEQADKNIEVLNQEFNQIIEKINRLEIRKSSLQSQMQTDLSSENLNKKIEAYKNLIASTKFTVDDAKKNITALKQSIETYEDIIKQLTEKRNILTNEANNYAEKVVEIRTKIKQVVESSNMMNSTNIGVKTILNNRAALTGICGLVSDFISIDEKYQLALNVALGKASQNIIVENNADAENAIDFLKSNRAGKATFLPIESIVPKSLKPEHYEIIQNHDGLLGIGNEVAKYDEKYSDVFGFLLGNVIFADNLDHAFILSKLTYKLYKVITLEGELISPGGSVTGGFNNQKTINNLINPEKLLEQLNKEYPIVNDAYLNVKEQLNKVMADLNENSSKQSEKKILLSRYEETLRTNENQLIKYESDYQQLARNHNLEEQAIINSELSVDEELSRLNARKNKINEDLNVSRNSRSIFKSQLLDQEAKLNEVRFQVDAARDVINKHEVEKVKCETLINNAKTKINQDYRMTVETAMENYNEELPMTDNEARQIIDRLRNEIARLGPINMEALNELESSKTRFDEMKQQQDELTKAKDDIENTIAELDKKATNDFKNIIGKVNDILPEVFKYLFGGGSCRIEYSDPNNILTSGVDVTVAPFGKNVTRLSLLSGGEKSLVALSILFTILKIKAFPLVILDEAESALDPANVERFANIIRSASDKTQFLVITHRPGTMECCDVLFGATMQTKGVTSIYKVELAQAKEQFANEENK; encoded by the coding sequence ATGATTTTTTTAAAACGTTTTATTGCTGAAGGATTTAAATCATTTGCTAACAAAATTGATATTAAATTTGAACATAATATGGCTGGTGTTGTCGGTCCAAATGGTTCTGGCAAATCCAACATTATTGATGCCATTCGTTGAGTAATGGGCGAAAAATCAAATAAAGCACTAAGAGGTAAGGTTAGTGATGATGTTGTTTTTCATGGCTCAAAAGAACACAGCGCAAGTAAGTATGCATCAGTTACTTTAATTTTTGATAATTCCAACCATGATTTGCATATTGATAGTGATGAAGTTATTATTACTAGAAAACTTACCAAAGGTGAAGGAAATAATGAATATTTTTTAAATAATGAACCTTGTCGTTTAAAAGACATTCAAGACATGTTTTTAGATACTGGTTTAAGTAAGGGATCGTTGGGAATTATTTCACAAGGAACAGTTCAATGGTTTGTAGATGCCAAACCAGAAGAACGTCGAATTATTTTTGAAGATGCAGCTGGAATTGGTTTATATTCAAAAAAACGAGAAGAATCTCTGCGAACACTTGAACACACACAAGAAAATTTAAACAGAATTTCAGATATTGTCAATGAATTAAATAATCAAGTCAAGAAATTACAAAAACAAGCTGATAAAGCAATGATTTATGCTGAAAAACAAAAAGAATTAAAGAAACTTGATTTAGTAATTATGGTTAAAGATTTGAAATACTTTAACGAAAGATTAACAATTATTTCAAAAGATATTGAACAAGCTAAAGACAAACTTCAAGTTTTTGAACCAAATGTTAAAGAATTAACACAAGCAATTGAATTTGCAAGAAACAAACAAGAGCAAGCTGATAAAAATATTGAAGTTCTAAATCAAGAATTCAATCAAATTATTGAAAAAATTAATCGTTTGGAAATTCGTAAATCTTCTTTGCAATCACAAATGCAAACTGATTTATCTTCTGAAAATTTAAATAAAAAAATTGAAGCTTATAAAAATTTAATTGCTTCAACTAAATTTACTGTTGATGATGCTAAGAAAAACATTACTGCTCTAAAACAAAGCATTGAAACATATGAAGATATTATTAAGCAACTAACTGAAAAGCGTAATATTTTAACAAATGAAGCTAATAACTATGCTGAAAAAGTTGTAGAAATTAGAACAAAAATTAAACAAGTTGTTGAATCATCCAATATGATGAATAGTACTAATATTGGTGTTAAAACAATTTTAAACAACAGAGCCGCATTAACAGGTATTTGTGGATTAGTTAGTGATTTTATTTCAATTGATGAAAAATATCAACTGGCGTTAAATGTTGCGCTTGGAAAGGCTAGTCAAAATATTATTGTGGAAAATAATGCTGATGCTGAAAATGCAATTGATTTCTTAAAGTCAAATCGAGCAGGCAAAGCAACGTTTTTACCAATTGAGTCAATTGTTCCAAAATCACTAAAGCCTGAACACTATGAAATAATTCAAAATCATGATGGCCTTTTAGGTATAGGCAACGAAGTTGCTAAATATGATGAGAAATATAGTGACGTTTTTGGTTTTCTATTAGGTAATGTTATTTTTGCTGATAACTTAGATCATGCATTTATATTATCCAAGTTGACTTACAAATTGTATAAGGTCATTACCCTTGAAGGTGAACTAATTTCTCCTGGTGGATCGGTCACTGGAGGATTTAATAATCAAAAAACAATAAATAACTTAATTAATCCAGAAAAACTTCTTGAACAATTAAATAAAGAATACCCAATAGTTAATGATGCTTATTTAAATGTTAAAGAACAATTGAATAAAGTAATGGCTGATCTTAATGAAAATTCTTCTAAACAAAGTGAAAAGAAAATTCTTTTATCACGATATGAAGAAACATTAAGAACAAATGAAAATCAATTAATTAAATACGAATCTGATTATCAACAATTAGCTCGTAATCATAATTTAGAAGAACAAGCTATTATTAATTCAGAGTTAAGTGTTGACGAAGAATTATCACGACTAAATGCACGCAAAAACAAAATTAATGAAGATTTAAATGTTAGTCGTAATTCGCGATCAATTTTTAAATCACAACTGCTTGACCAAGAAGCAAAATTAAATGAAGTTCGTTTTCAAGTTGATGCTGCTCGTGATGTTATTAACAAACATGAAGTAGAAAAAGTTAAATGTGAAACTTTAATTAATAATGCTAAAACCAAAATTAATCAAGACTATCGAATGACAGTTGAAACAGCCATGGAAAATTATAACGAAGAATTACCAATGACTGACAATGAAGCGCGCCAAATCATTGATCGATTACGTAATGAAATAGCTCGTCTTGGTCCAATTAATATGGAGGCACTAAACGAATTAGAATCATCAAAAACGCGTTTTGATGAAATGAAACAACAACAAGACGAATTAACTAAAGCTAAAGATGATATTGAAAACACTATTGCTGAATTAGATAAAAAAGCAACTAATGACTTTAAAAATATTATTGGTAAGGTTAATGATATTCTTCCTGAAGTATTCAAATATCTATTTGGTGGTGGAAGTTGTCGTATTGAATATAGCGATCCAAATAACATTTTAACTTCTGGTGTTGATGTTACTGTTGCACCTTTTGGTAAAAATGTTACTCGTCTATCATTATTATCGGGTGGAGAAAAATCATTGGTGGCTTTATCTATTTTATTTACCATTTTAAAAATTAAAGCTTTCCCATTGGTAATTCTTGATGAAGCTGAATCTGCACTTGATCCAGCTAATGTTGAACGATTTGCTAATATTATTCGGTCTGCAAGCGATAAAACACAATTTTTAGTAATTACTCATCGCCCTGGAACTATGGAATGCTGTGATGTTTTATTTGGTGCCACAATGCAAACAAAAGGTGTTACAAGTATTTATAAAGTGGAACTTGCACAAGCTAAAGAACAATTTGCTAATGAAGAAAATAAATAA
- the rnc gene encoding ribonuclease III, with amino-acid sequence MEINNKKTNILNLLKKINVEPKNLHLYLSAFVHNSYAYEQHLDYNYQKLEFLGDSIIMFAVAKWLYLQHEHDWTVGQMSKTRSLIVQSKATAKVAKEIGIDQCILVSKGFTKNTNLDLTKFLEDCYEALIGAIYLDHGIDIAERVINETLLKNITSESLENFTDYKTIFQELMMQYGKNEIRYKLVKNEHNNFCVELWCNNICYGKGTGAKIRDAEKLAAKEGVTKFIGKKVNR; translated from the coding sequence ATGGAAATAAACAACAAAAAAACTAATATATTAAATTTATTAAAGAAGATTAATGTTGAACCAAAAAATCTTCACTTATATTTATCAGCTTTTGTTCATAATTCCTACGCTTATGAACAACACCTAGACTATAATTACCAAAAATTAGAATTTTTGGGTGATTCAATTATTATGTTTGCTGTTGCTAAGTGACTATATTTACAACATGAGCATGACTGAACTGTTGGCCAAATGTCTAAAACTCGTTCATTAATTGTTCAATCTAAAGCGACAGCTAAAGTTGCTAAAGAAATTGGAATTGATCAATGTATTTTAGTTTCAAAAGGATTTACTAAAAATACTAATCTTGACCTAACTAAATTTTTAGAAGATTGCTATGAAGCATTAATTGGAGCAATTTATTTAGATCACGGTATTGATATTGCTGAACGCGTGATTAATGAAACTTTATTAAAAAACATTACATCAGAAAGTCTTGAAAATTTCACTGACTACAAAACTATTTTTCAAGAATTAATGATGCAATATGGAAAAAATGAAATTCGCTATAAATTAGTAAAAAATGAGCATAATAATTTTTGTGTTGAACTTTGGTGCAACAATATTTGCTATGGAAAAGGTACGGGTGCAAAAATTCGAGATGCCGAAAAATTAGCGGCAAAAGAAGGCGTAACAAAATTTATTGGTAAAAAGGTAAATAGATAA
- the plsX gene encoding fatty acid-phospholipid synthesis protein has protein sequence MKIAFDIMGGDNPITEAIAAARKFKKKFSNVSIVLVGNQNQIFKHIEHNEFEVVHADEIVEMTDTPLNAMRKVNSSMYQAIKLVADHKADGVLSAGCTPCYVALLFFLLKPIEGIRLLGFAPTLPTLKNRPCILCDCGANINCEANDLLNFAKMANIYSQSYYHIENPKIGLINIGSEEHKGLPIHSQSAKLLESDPAINYVGFIEPNNILSGVIDVAICDGYTGNLVLKSLESGLKTISVLLKDEFKKPTNWFGAIFSFFAIKSIKKRFDYRNYAGAVILGLNAPAVKTHGSADTLQFFSALTSIYKLIEAQLAQKIKKVIKK, from the coding sequence ATGAAAATTGCCTTTGACATAATGGGTGGAGATAACCCAATAACTGAAGCTATAGCTGCCGCAAGAAAGTTTAAGAAAAAATTTTCTAATGTATCAATTGTTTTAGTTGGAAATCAAAACCAAATATTTAAACATATTGAACATAATGAATTTGAAGTAGTTCATGCAGATGAAATTGTTGAAATGACTGATACACCATTAAATGCTATGCGTAAAGTTAATTCATCAATGTATCAAGCCATCAAGTTGGTCGCCGATCATAAGGCTGATGGAGTATTATCTGCTGGGTGTACACCATGTTATGTTGCATTATTATTCTTTTTACTAAAACCAATTGAAGGAATTCGTTTACTCGGTTTTGCTCCAACATTACCAACACTTAAAAATCGTCCTTGTATTTTGTGTGACTGTGGAGCTAATATCAATTGTGAAGCAAACGATTTACTTAACTTTGCTAAAATGGCTAATATATATAGTCAATCCTACTATCACATTGAAAATCCTAAAATTGGTTTAATTAATATTGGTTCTGAAGAACATAAAGGGCTACCGATTCATTCACAATCTGCTAAACTGTTGGAATCAGATCCAGCAATCAATTATGTTGGTTTTATTGAACCTAACAATATTTTATCAGGTGTTATTGATGTTGCTATTTGTGATGGATATACAGGTAATTTAGTATTAAAATCTCTCGAAAGCGGTTTAAAAACTATTTCTGTTTTATTAAAAGATGAATTTAAAAAACCTACTAATTGATTTGGTGCTATTTTTTCATTTTTTGCTATTAAATCAATCAAAAAACGATTTGATTATCGAAATTATGCAGGAGCTGTCATTCTTGGTTTAAATGCGCCTGCTGTAAAAACACACGGTTCTGCTGATACACTACAATTTTTTTCAGCATTAACTTCCATTTATAAACTAATTGAAGCTCAATTGGCCCAAAAAATTAAAAAGGTGATTAAGAAATAA